Proteins from a single region of Thunnus albacares chromosome 16, fThuAlb1.1, whole genome shotgun sequence:
- the ppil6 gene encoding probable inactive peptidyl-prolyl cis-trans isomerase-like 6 isoform X2 codes for MDSNVHIEIIGLIKDSNFHVAKSIAEGLKQTFPEAFMTPTIQPLLEFDWYTFLCNKKRELRGEVWQYASRLMCFLNSHLLGNEKDLASWAKKQWGYTFVRPQAFYKALTVDYYSRHLQKTGHQFVFMDIEIAGEAVGRLLFELFSDVCPKTSKNFEALCTGERGLSQSGLQLRYKGTVFHRVVPNGWVQGGDISPESKGDGGESIYGSTFEDESFAISHNKRGTLGMANKGPHSNGSQFYITLQPTLWMDRSYVAFGQVVEGVDVLRRLEEAPTCNERPKYDCKIVDCGVFKL; via the exons ATGGACTCAAATGTGCACATAGAAATAATTGGCTTGATTAAAGACAGTAATTTTCATGTTGCCAAGAGCATCGCCGAG GGACTAAAACAGACGTTTCCTGAGGCATTTATGACTCCAACAATTCAACCATTACTGGAATTTGACTGGTACACATTTCTGTGCAACAAGAAAAGG GAGCTGCGTGGTGAAGTGTGGCAGTACGCCAGCAGACTGATGTGCTTTCTGAACAGCCATCTCCTCGGGAATGAGAAAGATCTTGCCAGCTGGGCCAAGAAGCAGTGGGGTTACACTTTCGTCCGGCCACAGGCTTTCTATAAGGCTCTCACTGTGGACTACTACTCCAGACACCTCCAGAAAACTGGG CATCAATTTGTCTTCATGGACATTGAGATAGCAGGAGAAGCAGTGGGGAGGTTGTTGTTTGAG CTGTTCTCAGACGTGTGTCCAAAAACATCAAAGAACTTCGAGGCTCTGTGCACAGGAGAGCGAGGTCTGTCACAGAGCGGCCTCCAGCTCCGCTACAAGGGCACCGTCTTTCACCGGGTGGTGCCCAACGGCTGGGTACAAGGTGGAG ATATTTCTCCAGAAAGTAAAGGTGATGGAGGAGAGTCAATATATGGATCAACGTTTGAGG ATGAGAGCTTTGCTATTTCTCACAATAAGCGGGGCACTCTGGGAATGGCCAATAAGGGCCCCCATAGCAACGGATCCCAGTTCTACATCACGCTGCAGCCAACACTCTGGATGGACAGGAGCTATGTTGCCTTCGG TCAAGTGGTTGAAGGTGTCGATGTCCTCAGGAGATTAGAAGAAGCCCCGACTTGCAATGAAAGACCAAAGTATGATTGCAAAATTGTAGATTGTGGAGTATTTAAGTTATAG
- the LOC122999324 gene encoding flap endonuclease GEN homolog 1 isoform X2 has translation MLDYLGVPWVTAAGEAEAMCAYLDSQGLVDGCITNDGDAFLYGARTVYRNFNMNTKDPQVDCYRTSRVQTELHLSRENLVGLAVLLGCDYIPKGIPGVGKEQALKLIQTLKGQTLLQRFIQWKEENAGVSEGVVKKVPHCHVCRHPGSAKAHERGGCVLCDSKRFCQPQDFDYQCPCDWHRHEQTRQALSVEANIRKKTLANQQFPFTEIISEFLVSKDKPVSHFKRRQPNMLLIQKFAFDKMEWPKHYTSEKVLVLMTYAELMNRKYGREMSSQIKPLRILKPRVRNAVACFEVIWNTPAHYVFPEDRPAEDQHEVRTVEEESLFRVAFPELVESYLRDKALAEENKTKKRKPKSKKEKPSEGCDNISDLLAQMTLQSSSSATATTQPQTLLHSISITEEEVVVLDTPVNHKQHRKHKEDCSSLSDCPNTPVSRANSEADASPSVSAVIDALHLSDIDWDALSFTSSPPPPQTAPNNTAETKPRETADDDVNETGNTKLKTSSDIKRAESKAAPELCYTECSLRDRVLMRNTAKAMNQMDVNNDVVSKQLHYEVASQECVSSHSSNLKPNAQISIKDSDDSKSSEKESAVNKKEPLTDKGQCVTETHTSTQQLILAVQAQSKTKDSKKPPQKYKFVRNAVLSSAGPPQRCHSDPGHSNKDRNMHTQTTKKSVCMSVCSSSEDSDAENQQSEPQRRAKIKPVNKIKGSFLSDFPLKPVSQTSKPATAHSIKLLGPKPQRQSVDVKINSIPASTKSNCQDVPPAIVHSDVFLQTPASPVIVSDSDDSVICSESPLPLAERLRLKFLK, from the exons ATGTTGGATTACCTGGGTGTGCCATGGGTGACAGCTGCAGGGGAGGCTGAGGCCATGTGTGCTTACCTGGATTCACAAGGCCTGGTGGACGGCTGCATCACCAATGATGGAGACGCCTTCTTGTATGGAGCCCGGACTGTCTACAGGAACTTCAATATGAACACtaaa GACCCTCAGGTGGACTGTTACAGGACTTCCCGCGTTCAAACAGAGTTACATCTCTCCAGAGAGAATCTTGTCGGTCTGGCCGTCCTCCTTGGTTGTGATTATATTCCTAAG GGGATACCAGGTGTTGGTAAAGAACAAGCTCTGAAGCTCATCCAGACACTGAAAGGACAAACACTTCTGCAGAG ATTCATCCAGTGGAAGGAGGAGAATGCAGGTGTGTCTGAGGGAGTCGTAAAGAAGGTTCCTCACTGCCACGTATGTCGACATCCTG GCTCAGCGAAGGCACATGAACGTGGTGGCTGTGTGCTCTGCGACAGTAAACGCTTCTGTCAACCTCAGGATTTTGATTACCAGTGTCCTTGTGACTGGCACCGCCATGAACAGACCCGCCAGGCCTTGTCTGTTGAGGCAAACATCAGGAA gaaaacaCTAGCAAATCAACAGTTCCCTTTTACAGAG ATTATTAGTGAGTTTCTGGTTTCCAAGGATAAGCCTGTGTCACATTTCAAGAGGAGACAGCCAAATATGCTGTTAATACAg AAATTTGCCTTTGACAAGATGGAGTGGCCAAAGCACTACACCAGTGAAAAGGTTCTAGTCTTGATGACGTATGCAGAGTTGATGAACAGAAAATATGGAAGAGAGATGTCTTCACAAATCAAGCCCCTACG GATATTGAAACCGAGAGTGAGGAACGCGGTTGCTTGCTTCGAAGTCATCTGGAACACACCAG CTCATTACGTCTTTCCTGAGGATCGGCCTGCGGAGGATCAGCATGAGGTGAGGACGGTGGAGGAAGAGTCTCTCTTTCGTGTGGCCTTCCCTGAGCTGGTAGAGAGCTACCTGAGGGACAAAGCTCTGGCTGAAGAGAACAAGACAAAGA AGAGGAAACCAAAGAGTAAGAAGGAGAAGCCGTCTGAGGGATGTGATAATATTTCTGACCTCTTGGCTCAGATGACCCTTCAGAGTTCCTCTTCAGCAACTGCTACTACTCAACCACAAACGCTGCTCCATAGTATTTCAATTACAGAAGAGGAAGTGGTGGTTTTGGACACTCCGGTGAACCATAAACAGCACcgaaaacacaaagaagactGCAGTTCCCTGAGTGATTGTCCCAACACTCCTGTGTCTCGTGCCAACTCAGAGGCTGATGCGTCACCTTCTGTCTCCGCTGTTATCGACGCGCTACACCTGAGTGATATCGACTGGGATGCTTTGTCCTTCACATCCTCCCCACCTCCTCCGCAAACAGCACCTAACAACACCGCAGAGACTAAACCGCGTGAAACAGCAGACGATGATGTGAACGAAACAGGAAACACCAAGCTGAAAACCTCAAGTGACATCAAACGAGCCGAGTCCAAAGCTGCTCCAGAGCTGTGTTACACAGAGTGTTCTCTAAGGGACAGGGTGCTCATGAGAAATACAGCCAAAGCTATGAACCAGatggatgtaaataatgatgtgGTCTCAAAACAACTACACTATGAAGTCGCCTCTCAGGAATGTGTTTCATCTCATTCCTCAAACTTAAAACCAAATGCACAGATCTCCATCAAAGACAGCGATGACAGTAAGTCGTCAGAAAAGGAATCAGCTGTTAACAAAAAAGAACCGCTCACTGACAAAGGCCAGTGTGTAACAGAAACTCACACTTCAACACAGCAGTTAATACTTGCGGTACAAGCTCAGAGTAAGACAAAGGACTCCAAAAAGCCTCCTCAGAAATATAAATTTGTCAGGAACGCCGTTTTATCATCTGCTGGCCCACCACAGAGGTGTCACTCTGACCCAGGTCATAgcaacaaagacagaaacatgcacacacagaccacCAAGAAGAGCGTGTGTATGAGCGTGTGTTCATCCAGTGAGGACAGCGATGCAGAGAACCAGCAGTCTGAACCTCAAAGAAGGGCAAAGATTAAACCCGTAAACAAGATCAAGGGCAGCTTCCTTTCAGATTTCCCCCTGAAACCTGTTTCTCAAACAAGCAAACCGGCAACAGCTCATAGCATTAAGTTATTAGGACCAAAACCTCAGAGGCAGAGTGTAGATGTTAAGATAAACAGCATTCCTGCATCGACTAAAAGCAACTGCCAGGATGTCCCACCGGCTATTGTACACAGTGATGTGTTCCTTCAGACTCCAGCATCACCTGTCATTGTGTCAGATAGTGATGACTCAGTGATTTGTAGCGAGAGCCCGCTGCCGTTAGCAGAGAGACTGAGACTGAAATTCCTGAAGTGA
- the msgn1 gene encoding mesogenin-1, with amino-acid sequence MSVCRFRDISNMNLEVVTAKILSEWKCHESAFGEDQDSLQSSSPEPSMDSMCSSPEMCYSSGHREIKDFSFGFTGRRATPSAPRHNKPKMSTKRRMKASEREKMRMRSLAEALHQLRDYLPPDYSKRGQPLTKIQTLKYTIEYINKLSDILSRA; translated from the coding sequence atgAGCGTCTGCAGGTTTAGGGATATTTCTAACATGAACCTGGAGGTTGTTACAGCTAAAATACTCTCTGAGTGGAAATGCCATGAAAGCGCTTTTGGAGAGGACCAGGACTCGCTCCAGTCCTCCTCGCCGGAGCCTTCCATGGATTCCATGTGCTCTTCGCCGGAGATGTGCTACTCCAGCGGTCACCGGGAGATCAAGGACTTCTCTTTTGGCTTTACGGGACGCAGGGCGACTCCATCAGCGCCAAGGCACAATAAGCCCAAGATGTCCACCAAAAGACGCATGAAGGCCAGCGAGAGGGAGAAGATGCGGATGAGGAGTCTTGCAGAGGCTCTACACCAGCTCCGTGACTACCTGCCGCCGGACTACAGCAAGAGAGGCCAACCCCTGACCAAGATACAAACCCTCAAATACACCATTGAATACATCAACAAGCTTTCAGACATCCTGAGCCGTGCGTAA
- the mrps10 gene encoding probable 28S ribosomal protein S10, mitochondrial produces the protein MFSFGASKNMASPVVFGREVLCLARILTGISHLGPRALGACPGHKKCNIIRSCLPLTPSTSFHTATVFSSTPSPITVTEEPDTLFQKVSVLVKGHDRAVLDSYEFFATLAAKELDINIGKVFEPAKEMERLTLLKSVHIFKNHRVQYEMRTHYRCIELSHITGSTAKVYLEYIQRNLPEGVAMEVTKTAMEKIPDHISEPMSDNLTDDKPSQ, from the exons atgttttcctttGGTGCCTCGAAAAACATGGCGTCTCCCGTGGTGTTTGGACGTGAAGTACTCTGTCTGGCAAGGATACTGACTGGAATATCACATTTG GGACCGAGAGCTTTGGGCGCCTGTCCAGGTCAcaagaaatgtaatataatcCG ATCTTGTCTCCCGTTGACACCAAGCACCTCCTTCCACACAGCAACAGTGTTTTCATCAACACCTTCACCA ATCACTGTCACAGAAGAGCCTGACACGCTGTTTCAGAAGGTGTCAGTGCTGGTCAAAGGTCATGACAGGGCCGTCTTGGACAGCTATGAGTTCTTTGCCACCTTGGCAGCTAAGGAGCTGGACATCAACATCGGCAAAGT CTTTGAACCTGCCAAGGAGATGGAGAGGTTGACGCTCTTAAAGTCAGTCCACATCTTCAAGAACCACAGGGTCCAGTATGAAATGAGGACACACTACCGGTGCATTGAG ctGTCTCATATAACAGGCTCCACAGCGAAGGTGTACCTTGAATACATCCAGAGGAACCTCCCTGAAGGTGTAGCCATGGAGGTGACAAAG ACTGCCATGGAGAAGATCCCAGATCACATTAGTGAACCCATGAGTGACAACCTCACCGACGACAAGCCCAGCCAGTGA
- the ppil6 gene encoding probable inactive peptidyl-prolyl cis-trans isomerase-like 6 isoform X3, with the protein MDSNVHIEIIGLIKDSNFHVAKSIAEGLKQTFPEAFMTPTIQPLLEFDWYTFLCNKKRELRGEVWQYASRLMCFLNSHLLGNEKDLASWAKKQWGYTFVRPQAFYKALTVDYYSRHLQKTGHQFVFMDIEIAGEAVGRLLFELFSDVCPKTSKNFEALCTGERGLSQSGLQLRYKGTVFHRVVPNGWVQDISPESKGDGGESIYGSTFEDESFAISHNKRGTLGMANKGPHSNGSQFYITLQPTLWMDRSYVAFGQVVEGVDVLRRLEEAPTCNERPKYDCKIVDCGVFKL; encoded by the exons ATGGACTCAAATGTGCACATAGAAATAATTGGCTTGATTAAAGACAGTAATTTTCATGTTGCCAAGAGCATCGCCGAG GGACTAAAACAGACGTTTCCTGAGGCATTTATGACTCCAACAATTCAACCATTACTGGAATTTGACTGGTACACATTTCTGTGCAACAAGAAAAGG GAGCTGCGTGGTGAAGTGTGGCAGTACGCCAGCAGACTGATGTGCTTTCTGAACAGCCATCTCCTCGGGAATGAGAAAGATCTTGCCAGCTGGGCCAAGAAGCAGTGGGGTTACACTTTCGTCCGGCCACAGGCTTTCTATAAGGCTCTCACTGTGGACTACTACTCCAGACACCTCCAGAAAACTGGG CATCAATTTGTCTTCATGGACATTGAGATAGCAGGAGAAGCAGTGGGGAGGTTGTTGTTTGAG CTGTTCTCAGACGTGTGTCCAAAAACATCAAAGAACTTCGAGGCTCTGTGCACAGGAGAGCGAGGTCTGTCACAGAGCGGCCTCCAGCTCCGCTACAAGGGCACCGTCTTTCACCGGGTGGTGCCCAACGGCTGGGTACAAG ATATTTCTCCAGAAAGTAAAGGTGATGGAGGAGAGTCAATATATGGATCAACGTTTGAGG ATGAGAGCTTTGCTATTTCTCACAATAAGCGGGGCACTCTGGGAATGGCCAATAAGGGCCCCCATAGCAACGGATCCCAGTTCTACATCACGCTGCAGCCAACACTCTGGATGGACAGGAGCTATGTTGCCTTCGG TCAAGTGGTTGAAGGTGTCGATGTCCTCAGGAGATTAGAAGAAGCCCCGACTTGCAATGAAAGACCAAAGTATGATTGCAAAATTGTAGATTGTGGAGTATTTAAGTTATAG
- the LOC122999324 gene encoding flap endonuclease GEN homolog 1 isoform X1: MGVHDLWSIVEPVRESVPLYSLSGKTLAVDLSLWVCEAQHVQAMMGRVTRPHLRNLFFRVSSLTLMGVKLVFVMEGDAPKLKAETMSKRTEKRYGGFKKAAAPKCTTSTGRGRFKAVLRECAEMLDYLGVPWVTAAGEAEAMCAYLDSQGLVDGCITNDGDAFLYGARTVYRNFNMNTKDPQVDCYRTSRVQTELHLSRENLVGLAVLLGCDYIPKGIPGVGKEQALKLIQTLKGQTLLQRFIQWKEENAGVSEGVVKKVPHCHVCRHPGSAKAHERGGCVLCDSKRFCQPQDFDYQCPCDWHRHEQTRQALSVEANIRKKTLANQQFPFTEIISEFLVSKDKPVSHFKRRQPNMLLIQKFAFDKMEWPKHYTSEKVLVLMTYAELMNRKYGREMSSQIKPLRILKPRVRNAVACFEVIWNTPAHYVFPEDRPAEDQHEVRTVEEESLFRVAFPELVESYLRDKALAEENKTKKRKPKSKKEKPSEGCDNISDLLAQMTLQSSSSATATTQPQTLLHSISITEEEVVVLDTPVNHKQHRKHKEDCSSLSDCPNTPVSRANSEADASPSVSAVIDALHLSDIDWDALSFTSSPPPPQTAPNNTAETKPRETADDDVNETGNTKLKTSSDIKRAESKAAPELCYTECSLRDRVLMRNTAKAMNQMDVNNDVVSKQLHYEVASQECVSSHSSNLKPNAQISIKDSDDSKSSEKESAVNKKEPLTDKGQCVTETHTSTQQLILAVQAQSKTKDSKKPPQKYKFVRNAVLSSAGPPQRCHSDPGHSNKDRNMHTQTTKKSVCMSVCSSSEDSDAENQQSEPQRRAKIKPVNKIKGSFLSDFPLKPVSQTSKPATAHSIKLLGPKPQRQSVDVKINSIPASTKSNCQDVPPAIVHSDVFLQTPASPVIVSDSDDSVICSESPLPLAERLRLKFLK, encoded by the exons atgGGTGTGCACGACTTGTGGTCTATCGTGGAGCCGGTTCGTGAGTCGGTGCCGCTGTACAGTCTAAGCGGAAAGACGCTGGCAGTTGACCTGAGTTTGTGGGTGTGCGAGGCCCAGCATGTCCAAGCAATGATGGGGAGAGTCACCAGACCCCACCTCAG gaatTTGTTTTTCAGGGTGTCGTCCCTCACTCTTATGGGGGTAAAGCTCGTCTTTGTCATGGAAGGAGATGCCCCTAAACTCAAAGCAGAAACTATGAGcaagaggacagaaaaaagATATGGAGGATTTAAAAAGGCTGCTGCCCCTAAATGCACAACAAGCACCGGCAGAGGGCGCTTTAAAGCTGTACTCAGAGAG TGTGCAGAGATGTTGGATTACCTGGGTGTGCCATGGGTGACAGCTGCAGGGGAGGCTGAGGCCATGTGTGCTTACCTGGATTCACAAGGCCTGGTGGACGGCTGCATCACCAATGATGGAGACGCCTTCTTGTATGGAGCCCGGACTGTCTACAGGAACTTCAATATGAACACtaaa GACCCTCAGGTGGACTGTTACAGGACTTCCCGCGTTCAAACAGAGTTACATCTCTCCAGAGAGAATCTTGTCGGTCTGGCCGTCCTCCTTGGTTGTGATTATATTCCTAAG GGGATACCAGGTGTTGGTAAAGAACAAGCTCTGAAGCTCATCCAGACACTGAAAGGACAAACACTTCTGCAGAG ATTCATCCAGTGGAAGGAGGAGAATGCAGGTGTGTCTGAGGGAGTCGTAAAGAAGGTTCCTCACTGCCACGTATGTCGACATCCTG GCTCAGCGAAGGCACATGAACGTGGTGGCTGTGTGCTCTGCGACAGTAAACGCTTCTGTCAACCTCAGGATTTTGATTACCAGTGTCCTTGTGACTGGCACCGCCATGAACAGACCCGCCAGGCCTTGTCTGTTGAGGCAAACATCAGGAA gaaaacaCTAGCAAATCAACAGTTCCCTTTTACAGAG ATTATTAGTGAGTTTCTGGTTTCCAAGGATAAGCCTGTGTCACATTTCAAGAGGAGACAGCCAAATATGCTGTTAATACAg AAATTTGCCTTTGACAAGATGGAGTGGCCAAAGCACTACACCAGTGAAAAGGTTCTAGTCTTGATGACGTATGCAGAGTTGATGAACAGAAAATATGGAAGAGAGATGTCTTCACAAATCAAGCCCCTACG GATATTGAAACCGAGAGTGAGGAACGCGGTTGCTTGCTTCGAAGTCATCTGGAACACACCAG CTCATTACGTCTTTCCTGAGGATCGGCCTGCGGAGGATCAGCATGAGGTGAGGACGGTGGAGGAAGAGTCTCTCTTTCGTGTGGCCTTCCCTGAGCTGGTAGAGAGCTACCTGAGGGACAAAGCTCTGGCTGAAGAGAACAAGACAAAGA AGAGGAAACCAAAGAGTAAGAAGGAGAAGCCGTCTGAGGGATGTGATAATATTTCTGACCTCTTGGCTCAGATGACCCTTCAGAGTTCCTCTTCAGCAACTGCTACTACTCAACCACAAACGCTGCTCCATAGTATTTCAATTACAGAAGAGGAAGTGGTGGTTTTGGACACTCCGGTGAACCATAAACAGCACcgaaaacacaaagaagactGCAGTTCCCTGAGTGATTGTCCCAACACTCCTGTGTCTCGTGCCAACTCAGAGGCTGATGCGTCACCTTCTGTCTCCGCTGTTATCGACGCGCTACACCTGAGTGATATCGACTGGGATGCTTTGTCCTTCACATCCTCCCCACCTCCTCCGCAAACAGCACCTAACAACACCGCAGAGACTAAACCGCGTGAAACAGCAGACGATGATGTGAACGAAACAGGAAACACCAAGCTGAAAACCTCAAGTGACATCAAACGAGCCGAGTCCAAAGCTGCTCCAGAGCTGTGTTACACAGAGTGTTCTCTAAGGGACAGGGTGCTCATGAGAAATACAGCCAAAGCTATGAACCAGatggatgtaaataatgatgtgGTCTCAAAACAACTACACTATGAAGTCGCCTCTCAGGAATGTGTTTCATCTCATTCCTCAAACTTAAAACCAAATGCACAGATCTCCATCAAAGACAGCGATGACAGTAAGTCGTCAGAAAAGGAATCAGCTGTTAACAAAAAAGAACCGCTCACTGACAAAGGCCAGTGTGTAACAGAAACTCACACTTCAACACAGCAGTTAATACTTGCGGTACAAGCTCAGAGTAAGACAAAGGACTCCAAAAAGCCTCCTCAGAAATATAAATTTGTCAGGAACGCCGTTTTATCATCTGCTGGCCCACCACAGAGGTGTCACTCTGACCCAGGTCATAgcaacaaagacagaaacatgcacacacagaccacCAAGAAGAGCGTGTGTATGAGCGTGTGTTCATCCAGTGAGGACAGCGATGCAGAGAACCAGCAGTCTGAACCTCAAAGAAGGGCAAAGATTAAACCCGTAAACAAGATCAAGGGCAGCTTCCTTTCAGATTTCCCCCTGAAACCTGTTTCTCAAACAAGCAAACCGGCAACAGCTCATAGCATTAAGTTATTAGGACCAAAACCTCAGAGGCAGAGTGTAGATGTTAAGATAAACAGCATTCCTGCATCGACTAAAAGCAACTGCCAGGATGTCCCACCGGCTATTGTACACAGTGATGTGTTCCTTCAGACTCCAGCATCACCTGTCATTGTGTCAGATAGTGATGACTCAGTGATTTGTAGCGAGAGCCCGCTGCCGTTAGCAGAGAGACTGAGACTGAAATTCCTGAAGTGA
- the ppil6 gene encoding probable inactive peptidyl-prolyl cis-trans isomerase-like 6 isoform X1: MDSNVHIEIIGLIKDSNFHVAKSIAEGLKQTFPEAFMTPTIQPLLEFDWYTFLCNKKRELRGEVWQYASRLMCFLNSHLLGNEKDLASWAKKQWGYTFVRPQAFYKALTVDYYSRHLQKTGHQFVFMDIEIAGEAVGRLLFELFSDVCPKTSKNFEALCTGERGLSQSGLQLRYKGTVFHRVVPNGWVQGGDISPESKGDGGESIYGSTFEGTDINSPTVLPCEHTVRMCGFTTSEHVSFLLLDESFAISHNKRGTLGMANKGPHSNGSQFYITLQPTLWMDRSYVAFGQVVEGVDVLRRLEEAPTCNERPKYDCKIVDCGVFKL, translated from the exons ATGGACTCAAATGTGCACATAGAAATAATTGGCTTGATTAAAGACAGTAATTTTCATGTTGCCAAGAGCATCGCCGAG GGACTAAAACAGACGTTTCCTGAGGCATTTATGACTCCAACAATTCAACCATTACTGGAATTTGACTGGTACACATTTCTGTGCAACAAGAAAAGG GAGCTGCGTGGTGAAGTGTGGCAGTACGCCAGCAGACTGATGTGCTTTCTGAACAGCCATCTCCTCGGGAATGAGAAAGATCTTGCCAGCTGGGCCAAGAAGCAGTGGGGTTACACTTTCGTCCGGCCACAGGCTTTCTATAAGGCTCTCACTGTGGACTACTACTCCAGACACCTCCAGAAAACTGGG CATCAATTTGTCTTCATGGACATTGAGATAGCAGGAGAAGCAGTGGGGAGGTTGTTGTTTGAG CTGTTCTCAGACGTGTGTCCAAAAACATCAAAGAACTTCGAGGCTCTGTGCACAGGAGAGCGAGGTCTGTCACAGAGCGGCCTCCAGCTCCGCTACAAGGGCACCGTCTTTCACCGGGTGGTGCCCAACGGCTGGGTACAAGGTGGAG ATATTTCTCCAGAAAGTAAAGGTGATGGAGGAGAGTCAATATATGGATCAACGTTTGAGGGTACAGACATCAACAGTCCTACAGTATTACCATGTGAACACACTGTGCGTATGTGTGGATTTACTACATCTGAACATGTGTCTTTTCTCCTTTTAGATGAGAGCTTTGCTATTTCTCACAATAAGCGGGGCACTCTGGGAATGGCCAATAAGGGCCCCCATAGCAACGGATCCCAGTTCTACATCACGCTGCAGCCAACACTCTGGATGGACAGGAGCTATGTTGCCTTCGG TCAAGTGGTTGAAGGTGTCGATGTCCTCAGGAGATTAGAAGAAGCCCCGACTTGCAATGAAAGACCAAAGTATGATTGCAAAATTGTAGATTGTGGAGTATTTAAGTTATAG
- the si:ch211-51e12.7 gene encoding neural Wiskott-Aldrich syndrome protein, with protein MDADTEETSKTCKDESERSINENKARGRGFRGRGRGGRMNRGGMRGGRGMIKGFGPPGHGRGRGKDGAMNGFAPMRGMGRMRPYPDMRGHRGRGGPMGMGPPPPPPMHLRGPFPPMPRPPPPPPPGHPGFRGRPPHPRGRSMPPPGPPRHFHPRGPRGYHNGPVSPPPHLPPGRGQRWPGPPGGRRF; from the exons ATGGATGCAGACACTGAAGAAACCTCAAAGACTTGCAAGGATGAATCTGAGAGAtccataaatgaaaacaaagccaG GGGACGTGGGTTCAGAGGTCGTGGTCGAGGAGGTCGGATGAACCGAGGTGGCATGCGTGGTGGACGAGGCATGATAAAAGGCTTTGGTCCACCTGGACATGGGAGGGGTCGAGGGAAGGATGGAGCCATGAATGGATTTGCACCCATGAG AGGAATGGGGAGGATGCGACCTTACCCAGATATGAGAGGTCATCGAGGCAGGGGTGGACCCATGGGCATGggccctcctccccctcctcctatGCACCTCAGAGGTCCCTTCCCACCCATGCCCAG accccctccacctcctcctccggGTCATCCCGGTTTCAGAGGGCGTCCACCACACCCTCGTGGCCGCAGCATGCCACCCCCTGGGCCTCCACGCCACTTTCACCCCCGAGGTCCAAGAGG CTACCACAATGGACCGGTCTCTCCTCCGCCTCACCTCCCACCTGGCAGAGGCCAGAGGTGGCCAGGGCCCCCTGGTGGCCGACGCTTTTAA